A window of Pan paniscus chromosome 10, NHGRI_mPanPan1-v2.0_pri, whole genome shotgun sequence contains these coding sequences:
- the AVIL gene encoding advillin isoform X3: MPLTSAFRAVDNDPGIIVWRIEKMELALVPVSAHGNFYEGDCYVILSTRRVASLLSQDIHFWIGKDSSQDEQSCAAIYTTQLDDYLGGSPVQHREVQYHESDTFRGYFKQGIIYKQGGVASGMKHVETNTYDVKRLLHVKGKRNIRATEVEMSWDSFNRGDVFLLDLGKVIIQWNGPESNSGERLKGFIKMKSYPSSTNVETVNDGAESAMFKQLFQKWSVKDQTMGLGKTFSIGKIAKVFQDKFDVTLLHTKPEVAAQERMVDDGNGKVEVWRIENLELVPVEYQWYGFFYGGDCYLVLYTYEVNGKPHHILYIWQGRHASQDELAASAYQAVEVDRQFDGAAVQVRVRMGTEPRHFMAIFKGKLVIFEGGTSRKGNAEPDPPVRLFQIHGNDKSNTKAVEVPAFASSLNSSDVFLLRTQAEHYLWYGKGSSGDERAMAKELASLLCDGSENTVAEGQEPAEFWDLLGGKTPYANDKRYGNTASPSSGLPLPARLVNCTKAKTSVLKTFLSSLMPLNGLYCRLQQEILDVQSRLFECSNKTGQFIVTEITDFTQDDLNPSDVMLLDTWDQVFLWIGAEANAMEKESALATAQQYLHTHPSGRDPDTPILIIKQGFEPPIFTGWFLAWDPNIWSAGKTYEQLKEELGDAAAIMRITADMKNATLSLNSNDSEPKYYPIAVLLKNQNQELPEDVNPAKKENYLSEQDFVSVFGITRGQFAALPGWKQLQMKKEKGLF, translated from the exons ATGCCTCTGACCAGTGCCTTCAGGGCTGTGGACAACGACCCTGGGATCATTGTCTGGAGAATAGAG AAAATGGAGCTGGCGCTGGTGCCTGTGAGCGCCCACGGCAACTTCTATGAGGGGGACTGCTACGTCATCCTCTCG ACCCGGAGAGTGGCCAGTCTCCTATCCCAGGACATCCACTTCTGGATCGGGAAGGACTCCTCCCAGGATGAGCAAAGCTGCGCAGCCATCTATACCACACAGCTGGACGACTACCTGGGAGGCAGCCCTGTGCAGCACCGAGAGGTCCAGTACCATGAGTCAGACACTTTCCGTGGCTACTTCAAGCAGGGCATCAT CTACAAGCAGGGGGGTGTCGCCTCTGGGATGAAGCACGTGGAGACCAATACCTACGACGTGAAGCGGCTGCTACATgtgaaagggaaaagaaacatcAGGGCTACCGAG GTGGAAATGAGCTGGGACAGTTTCAACCGAGGTGATGTCTTCTTGCTGGACCTTGGGAAagtcatcatccaatggaatggCCCAGAGAGCAACAGTGGGGAGCGCCTGAAG GGCTTCATCAAGATGAAGAGCTACCCCAGCAGCACCAATGTGGAGACCGTCAACGATGGTGCTGAGTCGGCCATGTTCAAGCAGCTGTTCCAGAAGTGGTCAGTAAAGGACCAGACCATGGGCCTGGGGAAAACATTCAGCATTGGTAAAATTG CTAAAGTTTTCCAGGATAAATTTGATGTGACTCTGTTACACACCAAGCCAGAGGTAgctgcccaggaaagaatggtcGATGATGGCAACGGAAAAGTTGAG GTCTGGAGAATTGAGAACCTGGAGCTGGTCCCTGTGGAGTATCAATGGTATGGCTTCTTTTATGGGGGAGACTGTTATCTGGTCCTCTACACATACGAGGTAAACGGGAAGCCACATCACATCTTGTACATCTGGCAG GGCCGCCACGCCTCACAGGATGAGCTGGCAGCCTCAGCATACCAGGCAGTGGAGGTGGATCGGCAGTTTGATGGGGCCGCTGTGCAGGTTCGAGTCAGGATGGGAACGGAGCCACGCCACTTCATGGCCATCTTCAAAGGGAAGCTAGTTATCTTTGAG GGTGGGACTTCCAGGAAGGGAAATGCCGAGCCTGACCCTCCAGTAAGACTCTTCCAAATTCATGGAAATGACAAATCTAACACCAAAGCAGTGGAAGTTCCAGCCTTTGCCTCCTCCCTAAACTCCAGTGATGTCTTTCTGCTGCGAACTCAGGCAGAGCACTACCTGTGGTATGGCAAG GGGTCTAGTGGGGATGAGCGGGCAATGGCTAAGGAGCTGGCCAGCCTTCTCTGTGATGGCAGCGAGAACACTGTGGCCGAGGGCCAGGAGCCAGCCGAGTTCTGGGACCTACTGGGAGGGAAAACTCCCTATGCCAATGATAAAAGGTATGGGAACACAGCCTCCCCCTCTTCTGGGCTCCCCCTGCCTGCCAGGCTTGTGAATTGCACAAAGGCTAAAACctcagttttaaaaacatttctaagcAGCTTGATGCCCTTAAATGGACTATATTGCAGACTTCAGCAGGAAATCCTAGATGTCCAGTCTCGTCTCTTTGAATGTTCCAATAAGACCGGCCAATTCATTGTCACTGAGATCACAGACTTCACCCAGGATGACCTGAACCCTAGTGACGTGATGCTCCTAGATACCTGGGACCAG GTGTTCTTGTGGATTGGGGCTGAGGCCAATGCCATGGAGAAGGAGAGTGCCCTTGCCACAGCGCAGCAGTACCTGCACACTCACCCCAGCGGCCGAGATCCCGACACACCAATCCTGATCATTAAGCAGGGGTTTGAGCCTCCCATCTTCACAGGCTGGTTCCTAGCCTGGGACCCTAACATTTGGAGT gCAGGAAAAACATATGAACAATTAAAAGAAGAGCTGGGAGATGCTGCTGCTATCATGCGAATCACTGCT GACATGAAGAATGCAACCCTCTCCCTGAATTCTAATGACAGTGAGCCAAAATATTACCCTATAGCAGTTCTGTTGAAAAACCAGAATCAGGAGCTGCCTGAGGATGTAAACCCTGCCAAAAAGGAG AATTACCTCTCTGAACAGGACTTTGTGTCTGTGTTTGGCATCACAAGAGGGCAATTTGCAGCTCTGCCTGGCTGGAAACAGCtccaaatgaagaaagaaaaggggctTTTCTAA
- the AVIL gene encoding advillin isoform X1, which translates to MPLTSAFRAVDNDPGIIVWRIEKMELALVPVSAHGNFYEGDCYVILSTRRVASLLSQDIHFWIGKDSSQDEQSCAAIYTTQLDDYLGGSPVQHREVQYHESDTFRGYFKQGIIYKQGGVASGMKHVETNTYDVKRLLHVKGKRNIRATEVEMSWDSFNRGDVFLLDLGKVIIQWNGPESNSGERLKAMLLAKDIRDRERGGRAEIGVIEGDKEAASSELMKVLQDTFGRRSIIKPAVPDEIIDQKQKSTIMLYHISDSAGQLAVTEVATRPLVQDLLNHDDCYILDQSGTKIYVWKGKGATKAEKQAAMSKALGFIKMKSYPSSTNVETVNDGAESAMFKQLFQKWSVKDQTMGLGKTFSIGKIAKVFQDKFDVTLLHTKPEVAAQERMVDDGNGKVEVWRIENLELVPVEYQWYGFFYGGDCYLVLYTYEVNGKPHHILYIWQGRHASQDELAASAYQAVEVDRQFDGAAVQVRVRMGTEPRHFMAIFKGKLVIFEGGTSRKGNAEPDPPVRLFQIHGNDKSNTKAVEVPAFASSLNSSDVFLLRTQAEHYLWYGKGSSGDERAMAKELASLLCDGSENTVAEGQEPAEFWDLLGGKTPYANDKRYGNTASPSSGLPLPARLVNCTKAKTSVLKTFLSSLMPLNGLYCRLQQEILDVQSRLFECSNKTGQFIVTEITDFTQDDLNPSDVMLLDTWDQVFLWIGAEANAMEKESALATAQQYLHTHPSGRDPDTPILIIKQGFEPPIFTGWFLAWDPNIWSAGKTYEQLKEELGDAAAIMRITADMKNATLSLNSNDSEPKYYPIAVLLKNQNQELPEDVNPAKKENYLSEQDFVSVFGITRGQFAALPGWKQLQMKKEKGLF; encoded by the exons ATGCCTCTGACCAGTGCCTTCAGGGCTGTGGACAACGACCCTGGGATCATTGTCTGGAGAATAGAG AAAATGGAGCTGGCGCTGGTGCCTGTGAGCGCCCACGGCAACTTCTATGAGGGGGACTGCTACGTCATCCTCTCG ACCCGGAGAGTGGCCAGTCTCCTATCCCAGGACATCCACTTCTGGATCGGGAAGGACTCCTCCCAGGATGAGCAAAGCTGCGCAGCCATCTATACCACACAGCTGGACGACTACCTGGGAGGCAGCCCTGTGCAGCACCGAGAGGTCCAGTACCATGAGTCAGACACTTTCCGTGGCTACTTCAAGCAGGGCATCAT CTACAAGCAGGGGGGTGTCGCCTCTGGGATGAAGCACGTGGAGACCAATACCTACGACGTGAAGCGGCTGCTACATgtgaaagggaaaagaaacatcAGGGCTACCGAG GTGGAAATGAGCTGGGACAGTTTCAACCGAGGTGATGTCTTCTTGCTGGACCTTGGGAAagtcatcatccaatggaatggCCCAGAGAGCAACAGTGGGGAGCGCCTGAAG GCTATGCTTCTGGCAAAGGATATTCGAGACAGGGAGCGAGGGGGCCGTGCTGAAATAGGAGTGATCGAGGGAGACAAGGAGGCAGCCAGCTCAGAGCTGATGAAGGTCCTTCAGGACACCTTTGGCCGACGCTCCATTATCAAGCCTGCAGTCCCTGATGAGATCATAGATCAGAAGCAGAAATCAACTATCATGTTGTATCA TATCTCAGATTCAGCTGGGCAGCTGGCAGTCACAGAGGTAGCAACAAGGCCTCTGGTCCAGGACTTACTGAACCATGAT GACTGCTACATCCTGGACCAAAGTGGAACCAAAATCTACGTGTGGAAAGGAAAAGGAGCCACAAAGGCTGAAAAACAGGCAGCCATGTCTAAAGCGCTG GGCTTCATCAAGATGAAGAGCTACCCCAGCAGCACCAATGTGGAGACCGTCAACGATGGTGCTGAGTCGGCCATGTTCAAGCAGCTGTTCCAGAAGTGGTCAGTAAAGGACCAGACCATGGGCCTGGGGAAAACATTCAGCATTGGTAAAATTG CTAAAGTTTTCCAGGATAAATTTGATGTGACTCTGTTACACACCAAGCCAGAGGTAgctgcccaggaaagaatggtcGATGATGGCAACGGAAAAGTTGAG GTCTGGAGAATTGAGAACCTGGAGCTGGTCCCTGTGGAGTATCAATGGTATGGCTTCTTTTATGGGGGAGACTGTTATCTGGTCCTCTACACATACGAGGTAAACGGGAAGCCACATCACATCTTGTACATCTGGCAG GGCCGCCACGCCTCACAGGATGAGCTGGCAGCCTCAGCATACCAGGCAGTGGAGGTGGATCGGCAGTTTGATGGGGCCGCTGTGCAGGTTCGAGTCAGGATGGGAACGGAGCCACGCCACTTCATGGCCATCTTCAAAGGGAAGCTAGTTATCTTTGAG GGTGGGACTTCCAGGAAGGGAAATGCCGAGCCTGACCCTCCAGTAAGACTCTTCCAAATTCATGGAAATGACAAATCTAACACCAAAGCAGTGGAAGTTCCAGCCTTTGCCTCCTCCCTAAACTCCAGTGATGTCTTTCTGCTGCGAACTCAGGCAGAGCACTACCTGTGGTATGGCAAG GGGTCTAGTGGGGATGAGCGGGCAATGGCTAAGGAGCTGGCCAGCCTTCTCTGTGATGGCAGCGAGAACACTGTGGCCGAGGGCCAGGAGCCAGCCGAGTTCTGGGACCTACTGGGAGGGAAAACTCCCTATGCCAATGATAAAAGGTATGGGAACACAGCCTCCCCCTCTTCTGGGCTCCCCCTGCCTGCCAGGCTTGTGAATTGCACAAAGGCTAAAACctcagttttaaaaacatttctaagcAGCTTGATGCCCTTAAATGGACTATATTGCAGACTTCAGCAGGAAATCCTAGATGTCCAGTCTCGTCTCTTTGAATGTTCCAATAAGACCGGCCAATTCATTGTCACTGAGATCACAGACTTCACCCAGGATGACCTGAACCCTAGTGACGTGATGCTCCTAGATACCTGGGACCAG GTGTTCTTGTGGATTGGGGCTGAGGCCAATGCCATGGAGAAGGAGAGTGCCCTTGCCACAGCGCAGCAGTACCTGCACACTCACCCCAGCGGCCGAGATCCCGACACACCAATCCTGATCATTAAGCAGGGGTTTGAGCCTCCCATCTTCACAGGCTGGTTCCTAGCCTGGGACCCTAACATTTGGAGT gCAGGAAAAACATATGAACAATTAAAAGAAGAGCTGGGAGATGCTGCTGCTATCATGCGAATCACTGCT GACATGAAGAATGCAACCCTCTCCCTGAATTCTAATGACAGTGAGCCAAAATATTACCCTATAGCAGTTCTGTTGAAAAACCAGAATCAGGAGCTGCCTGAGGATGTAAACCCTGCCAAAAAGGAG AATTACCTCTCTGAACAGGACTTTGTGTCTGTGTTTGGCATCACAAGAGGGCAATTTGCAGCTCTGCCTGGCTGGAAACAGCtccaaatgaagaaagaaaaggggctTTTCTAA
- the AVIL gene encoding advillin isoform X2, giving the protein MPLTSAFRAVDNDPGIIVWRIEKMELALVPVSAHGNFYEGDCYVILSTRRVASLLSQDIHFWIGKDSSQDEQSCAAIYTTQLDDYLGGSPVQHREVQYHESDTFRGYFKQGIIYKQGGVASGMKHVETNTYDVKRLLHVKGKRNIRATEVEMSWDSFNRGDVFLLDLGKVIIQWNGPESNSGERLKAMLLAKDIRDRERGGRAEIGVIEGDKEAASSELMKVLQDTFGRRSIIKPAVPDEIIDQKQKSTIMLYHISDSAGQLAVTEVATRPLVQDLLNHDDCYILDQSGTKIYVWKGKGATKAEKQAAMSKALGFIKMKSYPSSTNVETVNDGAESAMFKQLFQKWSVKDQTMGLGKTFSIGKIAKVFQDKFDVTLLHTKPEVAAQERMVDDGNGKVEVWRIENLELVPVEYQWYGFFYGGDCYLVLYTYEVNGKPHHILYIWQGRHASQDELAASAYQAVEVDRQFDGAAVQVRVRMGTEPRHFMAIFKGKLVIFEGGTSRKGNAEPDPPVRLFQIHGNDKSNTKAVEVPAFASSLNSSDVFLLRTQAEHYLWYGKGSSGDERAMAKELASLLCDGSENTVAEGQEPAEFWDLLGGKTPYANDKRLQQEILDVQSRLFECSNKTGQFIVTEITDFTQDDLNPSDVMLLDTWDQVFLWIGAEANAMEKESALATAQQYLHTHPSGRDPDTPILIIKQGFEPPIFTGWFLAWDPNIWSAGKTYEQLKEELGDAAAIMRITADMKNATLSLNSNDSEPKYYPIAVLLKNQNQELPEDVNPAKKENYLSEQDFVSVFGITRGQFAALPGWKQLQMKKEKGLF; this is encoded by the exons ATGCCTCTGACCAGTGCCTTCAGGGCTGTGGACAACGACCCTGGGATCATTGTCTGGAGAATAGAG AAAATGGAGCTGGCGCTGGTGCCTGTGAGCGCCCACGGCAACTTCTATGAGGGGGACTGCTACGTCATCCTCTCG ACCCGGAGAGTGGCCAGTCTCCTATCCCAGGACATCCACTTCTGGATCGGGAAGGACTCCTCCCAGGATGAGCAAAGCTGCGCAGCCATCTATACCACACAGCTGGACGACTACCTGGGAGGCAGCCCTGTGCAGCACCGAGAGGTCCAGTACCATGAGTCAGACACTTTCCGTGGCTACTTCAAGCAGGGCATCAT CTACAAGCAGGGGGGTGTCGCCTCTGGGATGAAGCACGTGGAGACCAATACCTACGACGTGAAGCGGCTGCTACATgtgaaagggaaaagaaacatcAGGGCTACCGAG GTGGAAATGAGCTGGGACAGTTTCAACCGAGGTGATGTCTTCTTGCTGGACCTTGGGAAagtcatcatccaatggaatggCCCAGAGAGCAACAGTGGGGAGCGCCTGAAG GCTATGCTTCTGGCAAAGGATATTCGAGACAGGGAGCGAGGGGGCCGTGCTGAAATAGGAGTGATCGAGGGAGACAAGGAGGCAGCCAGCTCAGAGCTGATGAAGGTCCTTCAGGACACCTTTGGCCGACGCTCCATTATCAAGCCTGCAGTCCCTGATGAGATCATAGATCAGAAGCAGAAATCAACTATCATGTTGTATCA TATCTCAGATTCAGCTGGGCAGCTGGCAGTCACAGAGGTAGCAACAAGGCCTCTGGTCCAGGACTTACTGAACCATGAT GACTGCTACATCCTGGACCAAAGTGGAACCAAAATCTACGTGTGGAAAGGAAAAGGAGCCACAAAGGCTGAAAAACAGGCAGCCATGTCTAAAGCGCTG GGCTTCATCAAGATGAAGAGCTACCCCAGCAGCACCAATGTGGAGACCGTCAACGATGGTGCTGAGTCGGCCATGTTCAAGCAGCTGTTCCAGAAGTGGTCAGTAAAGGACCAGACCATGGGCCTGGGGAAAACATTCAGCATTGGTAAAATTG CTAAAGTTTTCCAGGATAAATTTGATGTGACTCTGTTACACACCAAGCCAGAGGTAgctgcccaggaaagaatggtcGATGATGGCAACGGAAAAGTTGAG GTCTGGAGAATTGAGAACCTGGAGCTGGTCCCTGTGGAGTATCAATGGTATGGCTTCTTTTATGGGGGAGACTGTTATCTGGTCCTCTACACATACGAGGTAAACGGGAAGCCACATCACATCTTGTACATCTGGCAG GGCCGCCACGCCTCACAGGATGAGCTGGCAGCCTCAGCATACCAGGCAGTGGAGGTGGATCGGCAGTTTGATGGGGCCGCTGTGCAGGTTCGAGTCAGGATGGGAACGGAGCCACGCCACTTCATGGCCATCTTCAAAGGGAAGCTAGTTATCTTTGAG GGTGGGACTTCCAGGAAGGGAAATGCCGAGCCTGACCCTCCAGTAAGACTCTTCCAAATTCATGGAAATGACAAATCTAACACCAAAGCAGTGGAAGTTCCAGCCTTTGCCTCCTCCCTAAACTCCAGTGATGTCTTTCTGCTGCGAACTCAGGCAGAGCACTACCTGTGGTATGGCAAG GGGTCTAGTGGGGATGAGCGGGCAATGGCTAAGGAGCTGGCCAGCCTTCTCTGTGATGGCAGCGAGAACACTGTGGCCGAGGGCCAGGAGCCAGCCGAGTTCTGGGACCTACTGGGAGGGAAAACTCCCTATGCCAATGATAAAAG ACTTCAGCAGGAAATCCTAGATGTCCAGTCTCGTCTCTTTGAATGTTCCAATAAGACCGGCCAATTCATTGTCACTGAGATCACAGACTTCACCCAGGATGACCTGAACCCTAGTGACGTGATGCTCCTAGATACCTGGGACCAG GTGTTCTTGTGGATTGGGGCTGAGGCCAATGCCATGGAGAAGGAGAGTGCCCTTGCCACAGCGCAGCAGTACCTGCACACTCACCCCAGCGGCCGAGATCCCGACACACCAATCCTGATCATTAAGCAGGGGTTTGAGCCTCCCATCTTCACAGGCTGGTTCCTAGCCTGGGACCCTAACATTTGGAGT gCAGGAAAAACATATGAACAATTAAAAGAAGAGCTGGGAGATGCTGCTGCTATCATGCGAATCACTGCT GACATGAAGAATGCAACCCTCTCCCTGAATTCTAATGACAGTGAGCCAAAATATTACCCTATAGCAGTTCTGTTGAAAAACCAGAATCAGGAGCTGCCTGAGGATGTAAACCCTGCCAAAAAGGAG AATTACCTCTCTGAACAGGACTTTGTGTCTGTGTTTGGCATCACAAGAGGGCAATTTGCAGCTCTGCCTGGCTGGAAACAGCtccaaatgaagaaagaaaaggggctTTTCTAA
- the TSFM gene encoding elongation factor Ts, mitochondrial isoform X3 → MSLLRSLRVFLVARTGSHPAGSLLRQSPQPRHTFHAGPRLSASASSKELLMKLRRKTGYSFVNCKKALETCGGDLKQAEIWLHKEAQKEGWSKAAKLQGRKTKEGLIGLLQEGNTTVLVEVNCETDFVSRNLKFQLLVQQVALGTMMHCQTLKDQPSTYSKGFLNSSELSGLPAGPDREGSLKDQLALAIGLPFQIGAVSELQLPESNFLQNTSS, encoded by the exons ATGTCGCTGCTGCGGTCGCTGCGCGTGTTCCTGGTCGCGCGGACCGGGAGCCACCCG GCTGGGTCTCTTCTGCGTCAGTCGCCCCAGCCAAGGCACACATTTCATGCTGGGCCCcgtctgtctgcctcggcctccagcaAGGAGCTTCTCATGAAGCTGCGGCGGAAAACAGGCTACTCCTTTGTAAATTGCAAGAAAGCTCTGGAGACTTGTGGCGGGGACCTCaaacag GCAGAGATCTGGCTCCACAAGGAGGCCCAGAAGGAGGGCTGGAGCAAAGCTGCCAAGCTCCAAGGGAGGAAGACCAAAGAAGGCCTGATTGGGCTGTTGCAGGAAGGAAACACAACTGTATTAGTAGAG GTAAACTGTGAGACAGattttgtttctagaaatttaaaatttcaactgtTGGTCCAGCAAGTAGCCCTTGGAACCATGATGCATTGTCAGACCCTAAAGGATCAACCCTCTACATACAGTAAA GGTTTCTTGAATTCCTCTGAGCTTTCTGGACTTCCAGCTGGGCCTGACAGAGAAGGCTCACTCAAGGATCAGTTGGCTTTAGCAATTG GTCTGCCTTTCCAAATTGGAGCTGTCTCTGAACTTCAGCTTCCTGAATCCAACTTCTTGCAGAACACTTCCTCTTGA
- the TSFM gene encoding elongation factor Ts, mitochondrial isoform X1, translating to MSLLRSLRVFLVARTGSHPAGSLLRQSPQPRHTFHAGPRLSASASSKELLMKLRRKTGYSFVNCKKALETCGGDLKQAEIWLHKEAQKEGWSKAAKLQGRKTKEGLIGLLQEGNTTVLVEVNCETDFVSRNLKFQLLVQQVALGTMMHCQTLKDQPSTYSKGFLNSSELSGLPAGPDREGSLKDQLALAIGKLGENMILKRAAWVKVPSGFYVGSYVHGAMQSPSLHKLVLGKYGALVICETSEQKTNLEDVGRRLGQHVVGMAPLTVGSLDDEPGGEAETKMLSQPYLLDPSITLGQYVQPQGVSVVDFVRFECGEGEEAAETE from the exons ATGTCGCTGCTGCGGTCGCTGCGCGTGTTCCTGGTCGCGCGGACCGGGAGCCACCCG GCTGGGTCTCTTCTGCGTCAGTCGCCCCAGCCAAGGCACACATTTCATGCTGGGCCCcgtctgtctgcctcggcctccagcaAGGAGCTTCTCATGAAGCTGCGGCGGAAAACAGGCTACTCCTTTGTAAATTGCAAGAAAGCTCTGGAGACTTGTGGCGGGGACCTCaaacag GCAGAGATCTGGCTCCACAAGGAGGCCCAGAAGGAGGGCTGGAGCAAAGCTGCCAAGCTCCAAGGGAGGAAGACCAAAGAAGGCCTGATTGGGCTGTTGCAGGAAGGAAACACAACTGTATTAGTAGAG GTAAACTGTGAGACAGattttgtttctagaaatttaaaatttcaactgtTGGTCCAGCAAGTAGCCCTTGGAACCATGATGCATTGTCAGACCCTAAAGGATCAACCCTCTACATACAGTAAA GGTTTCTTGAATTCCTCTGAGCTTTCTGGACTTCCAGCTGGGCCTGACAGAGAAGGCTCACTCAAGGATCAGTTGGCTTTAGCAATTG GAAAACTGGGAGAAAACATGATTCTTAAACGAGCTGCATGGGTGAAGGTGCCATCTGGGTTCTACGTTGGCTCTTATGTCCACGGAGCAATGCAGAGTCCCTCACTTCACAAGCTGGTGCTGGGGAAGTATGGGGCCCTGGTCATCTGTGAGACGTCTGAACAGAAAACAAACCTTGAAGATGTTGGCCGCCGCCTTGGGCAGCATGTGGTGGGCATGGCCCCCCTCACTGTTGGCTCCCTGGACGATGAGCCTGGGGGAGAGGCAGAGACTAAGATGCTGTCCCAGCCATATTTGCTGGATCCCTCCATTACCTTGGGGCAGTATGTGCAGCCTCAGGGGGTGTCGGTAGTAGACTTTGTGCGGTTTGAATGTGGAGAAGGTGAAGAGGCAGCAGAAACTGAATAG
- the TSFM gene encoding elongation factor Ts, mitochondrial isoform X2, whose product MKLRRKTGYSFVNCKKALETCGGDLKQAEIWLHKEAQKEGWSKAAKLQGRKTKEGLIGLLQEGNTTVLVEVNCETDFVSRNLKFQLLVQQVALGTMMHCQTLKDQPSTYSKGFLNSSELSGLPAGPDREGSLKDQLALAIGKLGENMILKRAAWVKVPSGFYVGSYVHGAMQSPSLHKLVLGKYGALVICETSEQKTNLEDVGRRLGQHVVGMAPLTVGSLDDEPGGEAETKMLSQPYLLDPSITLGQYVQPQGVSVVDFVRFECGEGEEAAETE is encoded by the exons ATGAAGCTGCGGCGGAAAACAGGCTACTCCTTTGTAAATTGCAAGAAAGCTCTGGAGACTTGTGGCGGGGACCTCaaacag GCAGAGATCTGGCTCCACAAGGAGGCCCAGAAGGAGGGCTGGAGCAAAGCTGCCAAGCTCCAAGGGAGGAAGACCAAAGAAGGCCTGATTGGGCTGTTGCAGGAAGGAAACACAACTGTATTAGTAGAG GTAAACTGTGAGACAGattttgtttctagaaatttaaaatttcaactgtTGGTCCAGCAAGTAGCCCTTGGAACCATGATGCATTGTCAGACCCTAAAGGATCAACCCTCTACATACAGTAAA GGTTTCTTGAATTCCTCTGAGCTTTCTGGACTTCCAGCTGGGCCTGACAGAGAAGGCTCACTCAAGGATCAGTTGGCTTTAGCAATTG GAAAACTGGGAGAAAACATGATTCTTAAACGAGCTGCATGGGTGAAGGTGCCATCTGGGTTCTACGTTGGCTCTTATGTCCACGGAGCAATGCAGAGTCCCTCACTTCACAAGCTGGTGCTGGGGAAGTATGGGGCCCTGGTCATCTGTGAGACGTCTGAACAGAAAACAAACCTTGAAGATGTTGGCCGCCGCCTTGGGCAGCATGTGGTGGGCATGGCCCCCCTCACTGTTGGCTCCCTGGACGATGAGCCTGGGGGAGAGGCAGAGACTAAGATGCTGTCCCAGCCATATTTGCTGGATCCCTCCATTACCTTGGGGCAGTATGTGCAGCCTCAGGGGGTGTCGGTAGTAGACTTTGTGCGGTTTGAATGTGGAGAAGGTGAAGAGGCAGCAGAAACTGAATAG